One segment of Leptodactylus fuscus isolate aLepFus1 chromosome 7, aLepFus1.hap2, whole genome shotgun sequence DNA contains the following:
- the ENTPD5 gene encoding nucleoside diphosphate phosphatase ENTPD5, whose protein sequence is MRCLLSAAVTLYLALLPGICSLDPWAVPGTSTNTIYGIVFDAGSTGTRIHIYTFHQRTAGSPLELDGEIFESVKPGLSAFAEQPAKGAESVRSLLHLAQDNIPSTHWKKTPLILKATAGLRLLPEHQAEALLLEVRKVFSSSPFLVPENSVSILDGTDEGIFAWITVNFLTGRLHGDHSVGTLDLGGGSTQITFLPLDKATLDQTPPDFLTSFELFNSTYRLYTHSYLGLGLKAARVAVLGASESAAQQKQTFRSHCFPPALDGEWTFAGVTYRYAGWTDGRAGFDACYSEVLHILQGKFHSVDELRDGHFYAFSYYYDRAVDTNLIEYEDGGQLAVRDFSLKAQEVCDHMDRFSSQSPFLCMDLTYITALLRGFGFEEDTTLQLAKKVRDIETSWTLGAIFRELQSLVHSG, encoded by the exons ATGAGGTGCTTGCTCTCTGCTGCTGTTACTCTCTATTTGGCTCTTTTGCCTGGTATCTGCTCATTGGACCCATGGGCAGTACCTGGCACATCCACTAATACAATCTATGGCATAGTGTTTGATGCAGGCAGCACTGGGACACGAATCCACATCTACACATTCCACCAGAGAACTGCAG GGTCTCCTTTGGAACTAGATGGAGAGATCTTTGAGTCTGTAAAGCCAGGACTTTCTGCTTTTGCTGAACAACCTGCAAAG GGTGCAGAGTCTGTCCGCTCATTACTTCACCTGGCACAGGACAATATCCCTTCCACTCACTGGAAGAAAACACCGCTGATACTGAAAGCAACTGCAGGGCTGCGACTGCTTCCCGAACATCAAGCGGAGGCCCTTCTCTTGGAG GTCAGGAAAGTCTTCAGTTCATCTCCTTTTCTGGTCCCAGAGAACAGCGTCAGCATCTTGGATGGAACTGATGAAG GAATCTTTGCCTGGATTACAGTCAACTTTCTGACAG GTCGGTTACATGGGGATCATAGTGTTGGGACATTGGATTTGGGTGGAGGCTCCACTCAGATAACATTTTTGCCTTTGGATAAG gctACGTTGGACCAGACTCCTCCTGACTTTTTGACTTCCTTTGAGTTGTTTAACAGCACATATCGACTGTACACGCACAG TTATTTGGGGCTTGGTCTGAAGGCGGCTCGTGTGGCTGTGCTTGGAGCTTCTGAATCTGCAG CACAGCAGAAACAGACCTTTCGCAGTCACTGTTTCCCACCAGCTCTGGACGGAGAATGGACATTTGCTGGCGTCACCTACAGATATGCAGGGTGGACTGATG GTCGCGCAGGGTTTGATGCCTGTTACTCGGAGGTTTTGCACATCTTACAGGGAAAGTTTCACAGCGTTGATGAGCTTCGAGACGGCCACTTTTATGCCTTTTCTTATTACTATGACCGGGCAGTAGACACAAATTTGATTG AGTACGAGGATGGAGGACAGCTGGCTGTCAGGGACTTTTCTTTAAAAGCCCAAGAAG TGTGTGATCATATGGACCGCTTCTCATCACAGAGTCCTTTTCTGTGTATGGATCTTACCTACATCACTGCTTTGCTCAGAGGATTTGGCTTTGAGGAGGACACAACCTTGCAG TTAGCCAAAAAAGTACGGGATATAGAGACAAGCTGGACTCTGGGCGCCATCTTCCGTGAGCTGCAGTCTCTAGTACATTCAGGATAA
- the FAM161B gene encoding protein FAM161B, with translation MAWDQEADDGIAATNMMDQDVLDMLQGLKIRNSLVLQELTSLYEACRGQAMDRRIHLAESVFKPKVKASSRGPEFTVPQPFQMMLREAEKKKKMKTQVWEEVQDEQSAEETECLKQFRAQPVPAHVFLPMYKEIMEQNETRRQTGIQKRKEHLLSMQKPFHRLVQDRRQQVERPVSAPTEKVPSRKRSIPKSVLDPTVSDGLREAEMLRKITSHLRAKKLLESSSAPVSLSREIRDPHSRSSLKTKQQNLGFLQSNLTFKPHINQSVPDFQTLYRNFQKLSLKKQNTQEPTETKPFNLRTSSLSSKRRSRTDVVQEPLKETPPQRSSAYMSSLSPNTLPVYITDSTKRREVAIRSSLQDKDIQDIEREKWLREHRQKSLRMQHSLSRRAKSLDPHKPLAASRKEMLKQKRLSDRRRTQEYKEELEEMMKRVDTRGYLFERVTKGSAIKGVERRFTETLKQAWLNDDFVQQKGRVSVDLSESNGSQDEAESQ, from the exons ATGGCTTGGGATCAGGAGGCAGATGATGGGATAGCAGCCACGAATATGATGGATCAGGATGTACTGGACATGTTGCAAGGTTTGAAGATCAGGAACAGCTTAGTCCTGCAGGAGCTGACTTCTCTGTATGAGGCCTGTAGAGGGCAAGCTATGGACCGGAGGATACATCT TGCAGAATCCGTTTTTAAACCAAAGGTTAAGGCCTCCAGTAGGGGCCCCGAATTCACTGTTCCTCAACCCTTCCAAATGATGCTGCgtgaagcagaaaaaaagaagaagatgaagactcaGGTGTGGGAAGAGGTACAAGATGAACAGAGTGCTGAGGAAACAGAATGCTTAAAGCAGTTCCGTGCCCAGCCAGTACCAGCCCATGTCTTCTTGCCTATGTACAAGGAGATAATGGAGCAAAATGAAACGCGAAGACAAACTGGCATCCAGAAAAGGAAAGAGCACCTGCTGTCCATGCAGAAACCATTCCACCGCCTTGTACAAGACAGAAGACAACAAGTGGAGCGACCTGTGAGTGCCCCCACTGAGAAGGTGCCAAGCAGAAAGAGGTCCATTCCTAAATCTGTTCTGGATCCCACTGTCAGTGATGGGCTAAGAG AGGCAGAAATGTTAAGAAAGATCACTAGTCATTTAAGAGCAAAGAAATTGCTGGAAAGCTCCTCAgcccctgtctcactaagccgaGAAATTCGTGACCCCCATTCCAGAAGCTCCCTGAAAACCAAACAGCAGAATCTGGGGTTCCTACAGTCAAATCTAACATTCAAGCCCCATATAAACCAGTCAGTCCCTGACTTCCAGACGCTGTATCGTAACTTCCAGAAACTTTCTTTAAAAAAGCAGAATACACAGGAACCTACAGAAACCAAGCCTTTCAATCTCCGCACTTCCAGCCTTAGTTCCAAGAGACGCAGCAGGACAGATGTGGTACAG GAACCTTTGAAGGAAACCCCCCCTCAGAGATCTTCGGCCTATATGTCTAGCTTATCACCTAACACTCTTCCAGTGTACATTACTGATAGCACCAAGAGGCGAGAAGTTGCCATCAG ATCTTCTCTGCAGGATAAAGACATCCAGGATATAGAAAGGGAAAAATGGCTACGTGAACACCGCCAGAAATCTCTTAGAATGCAGCACTCTCTATCTAGACGAGCTAAATCACTAGATCCACACAAGCCTCTAGCGGCATCCAGAAAAGAAATGCTGAAACAGAAGCG TCTGTCAGATCGCAGAAGAACTCAAGAGTATAAAGAAGAGCTGGAGGAAATGATGAAACGTGTCGACACGAGAGGGTATCTCTTTGAGCGTGTCACCAAG GGAAGCGCCATTAAAGGCGTGGAGCGCAGGTTTACAGAGACTCTAAAACAAGCCTGGCTGAATGATGACTTTGTGCAGCAAAAGGGAAGGGTATCTGTGGATCTAAGTGAATCCAATGGCAGCCAAGATGAGGCAGAATCCCAGTGA
- the COQ6 gene encoding ubiquinone biosynthesis monooxygenase COQ6, mitochondrial, whose amino-acid sequence MMLPLCMPLVHRCLVTRRCLSSSASTLYDVVISGGGMVGTAMACALGSDPHLHGKRILLLEAGKKKMLDPLPEHFSNRVSSITPGSATLLASFGAWDHICAMRLKPYKRMQVWDACSDALITFDKEGMEDMGYIIENDVITTALTRQLDSLSEHVEVLYRSKAVGYTWPAPYSSGEGSPFVQIQLADGESLHTKLVIGADGQNSFVRRSAGMKTVQWSYNHVAVVATLQLSESTENNVAWQRFLPTGPIALLPLSDTWSSLVWSTSPDHASELLSMEDESFVDAVNSAFWSSEHHSDFVSSAGSMLRSAVSFLSPSGSSTRQLPPSVSHVGDKSRAAFPLGLGHATEYIRQRVALIGDAAHRVHPLAGQGVNMGFGDVASLVHHLSRAAFDGQDLGSTRHLLQYETERQRQNLPLMATIDLLKRLYNTKQPPIVLLRTLGLQATNAIPPLKEQIMEFASK is encoded by the exons ATGATGTTACCTCTGTGTATGCCCCTCGTTCATAGATGCCTAGTTACCCGCCGCTGCCTATCCTCCTCTGCCTCTACGCTCTATGATGTCGTTATATCTGGTGGGGGGATGGTCGGAACAGCAATGGCCTGTGCCCTAG GTTCGGATCCTCACCTGCATGGCAAGAGAATACTTTtgctggaagctggaaaaaagaaAATGTTGGATCCACTACCAGAGCATTTCAGCAACCGTGTCAGTTCCATTACCCCAGGATCTGCAACTCTCCTCGCAA GCTTTGGAGCTTGGGATCATATCTGTGCTATGAGGCTAAAGCCATACAAGAGAATGCAG GTCTGGGATGCATGCTCTGATGCACTCATCACATTTGATAAAGAAGGGATGGAGGACATGGGCTACATTATAGAAAATGATGTCATCACAACAGCACTGACCCGCCAGCTGGATTCATTATCTG AACATGTGGAGGTCCTGTATAGGAGCAAAGCTGTAGGTTACACCTGGCCAGCACCATACAGCAGTGGAGAGGGCAGCCCATTTGTACAGATACAGCTGGCAGATGGAGAGAGTCTGCATACAAAACTGGTG ATTGGTGCAGATGGACAGAACTCCTTTGTCCGCAGATCAGCAGGAATGAAGACTGTTCAGTGGAGCTACAATCATGTTGCTGTGGTTGCCACCCTGCAATTATCTGAA TCCACTGAGAACAATGTGGCCTGGCAGAGGTTCCTCCCTACTGGACCTATCGCCTTATTACCG CTTTCAGACACATGGAGTTCCTTAGTCTGGTCCACATCTCCAGACCATGCCTCTGAGCTTCTAAGTATGGAGGATGAGAGTTTTGTTGATGCGGTGAATTCAGCATTT TGGAGCAGTGAGCACCATTCAGATTTTGTTTCCTCTGCTGGATCTATGTTGCGCTCAGCTGTGTCTTTCTTAAGTCCATCTGGATCTTCTACCCGTCAGCTGCCTCCCAGTGTTTCCCACGTCGGGGACAAGAGCAGGGCAGCTTTCCCTTTAGGGTTGGGTCATGCTACTGAATACATCCGCCAGCGTGTGGCTTTAATTGG GGATGCTGCACACAGAGTGCACCCTCTGGCTGGTCAGGGTGTTAATATGGGCTTTGGAGATGTAGCTAGTCTGGTTCATCATCTAAGCAGAGCAGCATTTGATGGTCAAGACTTAG GATCAACAAGGCACCTTCTCCAGTATGAGACTGAGCGCCAGAGGCAAAACCTGCCTTTAATGGCTACCATTGACctgttaaagaggttgtacaATACAAAGCAACCACCAATTGTTCTACTCCGAACCCTGGGTCTTCAAGCTACAAATGCAATTCCTCCACTAAAG GAACAGATAATGGAGTTTGCAAGTAAATGA